Within the Medicago truncatula cultivar Jemalong A17 chromosome 4, MtrunA17r5.0-ANR, whole genome shotgun sequence genome, the region TTATAGATtcattacattatatatattttacaagcCTAGAAGTTTCCTAACAATGTCCACACTTCTCATGATTTGGCACTCAAAACATTAGACAACTAATATAGAAACAATCTACTTGAGGAAATTAAGCTACAATGAATGCTACTTTCTTCTGCTCATTTTATTGCACCTGAGCTAAACAAGCCTTCACAGTATCCAGAACCAACCTAGGACAGAACCACCAACCAAGCCGAATCCGAGGAACGCGGTCATCACAATAGCAGATAACTCTGATTctgagaaatgcactgacttagGAGTTAAAATCATAAGAACACTAGTAAGATATCCATTGGTAAATCCAAGCAGAAATGTAAGAACCATCATTGGCACTTCTGTTTTCAACCAATTTGGTCCATGAAGACAAACTATAAAAAGTGGATAGAATAATAGTCTTGCTGTGGCAGCCCCAATGGCCCTTTTGATACACTGTGGAACATAGAAAGCAGTTAAAGATTTTCCCATAAGATCAGCTAAGTTATAAACTGTAATCAATATAATAGGATACCAATCCTTAAGAGCCTTGGATTCAAGATCTTCAGCAATAAATCCTGGGAAAATAGATAGAGTTACTATATAGATTATGAAAATTCCAAAAGCTGGTCCCTTAATTTTCCCTGCCACTGCACAAAACTTTGTCCCTGAACATAAGGGACTCTCCTGAAGTAGACTCTGATGATACTGCTGCATCACAGGTAACTTGTGCTGCAAGTTGCTAAAGACAATGCAGCATAGGAGGAAAACTATGGCCACCATGAAGTACAAGTGAGCACTTATTTTGAGACCCTTTGGGGTTTGAGGTAGTGATGCTTTGGTTATTATCCTCAAGATTGAAATTATAATACCTGTCAACCACAAAAGGCTTTTATTAATATGAGAACAAAGTTTGACAGAGCAACCCAGTTTCAAAGTTGCAATTGAACCATCTCTCTGAACATACTAGCGGAAAGATGAGCACTAACATGTTTTTCTCTAAAAACAATCTACTGTGCTTCGTTGTATGtatactttattattttttattgtataataagccttttaatttaattgatttcaTTCAGCTTCATAATATTCATGTAATTTGAATTTATCTAAATtccaattttaatatttacgATGTATgtctttaaaattcaatttggAAAATAGCTGTGTTATAGAATCAATGTTCAAATAATCAGATCTATCACAGCTTCAAAATGCTGTAAGTTGTTACTAGCATAGTTTTGCTAGATATATAGGATTATTTACATGAGAGAATATGCTAAATATACAAACAATAAATTGtcatgtaaattttttgttacaatgacGGATCTAGAAATTTTAAGTTGCAGGAACAATACTCATGTATAAATTCAAGTGGGAGTGTAGAATCAAATATGTGATATATAATAGTATAATATATTGTATATACCAAGATAAATGCCCACATCCTTCATTAAAAAGACAAATGCCCCCATAACGGTAGCTGTGGATCTGTCTATGATCTAGAATCTATTTTCCTTTTTCCCTCTTAACCTCCAATTGCTTGCTTGTGTATATACTACAAAGAATAAAATACTCATTGTGGTAtggtttaaaatttatttatttcatgtatGCTTCATCTAAggcaaagttttttttatattccaTAGAATTTGTTCGAATAAGGAAAACAAGATCTGTCTCTTGtatcagtgttgtcaattgcgAATCACAGAAAATTgaagtttgttcaaattctgttaTGCAACAGTGCCATagccgctatttaacaacatttcTAACTAGGCGCTATATCGCGTTATAGCTCCTACCTAACGACATTGTTGTCGATAGTAATGTAAAAAGGAAAGTAAAATTGATCAACTATGAGGGAACATATATAATAATTGTCTTGTAATTTTACCT harbors:
- the LOC11441219 gene encoding equilibrative nucleotide transporter 8, whose amino-acid sequence is MEAVKLASSDPSETRDAYKVAYIIHFLLGAGNLLPWNAFITAVDYFAYLYPTNHIEKVFAVAYMVSSVLVLLVMMSWGGWSKTTLRLRMNLGFSMFVMSLMVAPVIDWASSRDEMKERPSGAYGMTVAAVVICGLADGLVGGSLIGSAGRLPKQYMQAVFAGTASSGIIISILRIITKASLPQTPKGLKISAHLYFMVAIVFLLCCIVFSNLQHKLPVMQQYHQSLLQESPLCSGTKFCAVAGKIKGPAFGIFIIYIVTLSIFPGFIAEDLESKALKDWYPIILITVYNLADLMGKSLTAFYVPQCIKRAIGAATARLLFYPLFIVCLHGPNWLKTEVPMMVLTFLLGFTNGYLTSVLMILTPKSVHFSESELSAIVMTAFLGFGLVGGSVLGWFWIL